The following are encoded together in the Bubalus kerabau isolate K-KA32 ecotype Philippines breed swamp buffalo chromosome 3, PCC_UOA_SB_1v2, whole genome shotgun sequence genome:
- the DLX2 gene encoding homeobox protein DLX-2 — MTGVFDSLVADMHSTQITASSTYHQHQQPPSGGGAGPGGSNGSSLHKPQESPTLPVSTATDSSYYTNQQHPAGGGGGGGSGSPYAHMGSYQYHASGLNNVPYSAKSGYDLGYTAAYTSYAPYGTSSSPANNEPEKEDLEPEIRIVNGKPKKVRKPRTIYSSFQLAALQRRFQKTQYLALPERAELAASLGLTQTQVKIWFQNRRSKFKKMWKSGEIPSEQHPGASASPPCASPPASAPASWDFGAPQRMGGGGGGPGSGGSGAGSSGSSPSSAASAFLGNYPWYHQASGSASHLQAAAPLLHPTQTPQPHHHHHHHHGGGGGAPVSAGTIF; from the exons ATGACTGGAGTCTTTGACAGTCTGGTGGCTGATATGCACTCGACCCAGATCACGGCCTCCAGCACGTACCACCAGCACCAGCAGCCCCCGAGCGGCGGCGGCGCTGGCCCCGGCGGCAGCAACGGCAGCAGCCTCCACAAGCCTCAGGAGTCGCCCACTCTCCCGGTGTCCACAGCTACCGACAGCAGCTACTACACCAACCAACAACAcccggcgggcggcggcggcggcggcggcagcggctcgCCCTACGCGCACATGGGTTCCTATCAGTACCACGCCAGCGGCCTCAACAACGTCCCGTATTCAGCCAAGAGCGGCTACGATCTGGGCTACACCGCCGCCTACACCTCTTACGCGCCCTACGGGACCAGTTCGTCCCCGGCCAACAACGAACCTG AGAAGGAAGACCTCGAGCCTGAAATCCGGATAGTAAACGGGAAGCCAAAGAAAGTCCGGAAACCTCGAACCATCTACTCCAGTTTCCAGCTGGCGGCTCTTCAGCGGCGTTTCCAAAAGACTCAATACCTGGCACTTCCCGAGCGAGCTGAGCTGGCGGCGTCTCTGGGCCTCACCCAGACTCAG GTCAAAATCTGGTTCCAGAACCGCCGATCCAAGTTCAAGAAGATGTGGAAAAGCGGTGAGATCCCTTCGGAGCAGCACCCGGGGGCCAGCGCTTCGCCACCTTGTGCTTCGCCGCCGGCCTCGGCGCCGGCCTCCTGGGACTTCGGCGCGCCGCAGCGGatggggggcggcggcggcggcccgggcAGCGGCGGCAGCGGGGCGGGCAGCTCCGGGTCCAGCCCAAGCAGCGCGGCCTCGGCGTTCCTGGGCAACTACCCGTGGTACCACCAAGCCTCCGGCTCCGCTTCGCACCTGCAGGCCGCCGCGCCGCTGCTGCACCCGACGCAAACCCCGCagccacaccaccaccaccatcaccaccacggTGGCGGCGGGGGCGCCCCGGTGAGCGCCGGAACGATCTTCTAA